CTGGGCCGGCTCTTACCCTGGACTCCATGACTGGCTGGCCTGTAAGATCTGGCTTGCTGTCAGAGCGGGTGAAAGGGTAGAAAGAAgggtggaaagggagaaaaaaaggatcTCCGGGTTAGCCAAAGATGGGACCTGCTGCTTCCCTTCCCCAACTGAAGAAGGCCCAAGAGTGAAGGAGGCTGCTGGAAAAGGGCTCTCCAAGTTCATGCTTTAGAGACTCCCTCACTTTGAAGGCGCCCCATGAGTGGGGGAGGGGCGAGGGGAAGGAAGAATGTTATTTCCACTTGCAGAGAGCCCCAGGGTGCGTCCTGCACCCCTAGCTGCTTAAGAGCTGTGCAGCTTCCCTGCTCACCTCTGCTAAAGGCCAGATGTGCTCTGGCAGTCGGCAGTAGCGACCCCTTCCTGGGAACAGAACTTTCCTCCGGAGGCCAGGGTCTCCTCATCTGCAACTGCCAtttgccaaccaaaaaaaaaaaaaaaaaaaaagaaagaaagaaagaaaaaaaagtggggagaaTAGAGAATGTGAGAATGCGTGTGTGCGTGGACGCGTGTGCACGTGTGGAGCGGCGGTACTTATGATTATTTGCGCGCGGCGCCTGGCTATGCGTGGGCGAATGCGCAGTGCAGAACACGTGGGCGTGCATGAGGTGTGCACTTAAACCAAAGTGTGCCCTCCCCGTTGGGCAGGCCTGTGTGTTGGTCCAAGGGTTGGGGGGCGCCCGAGCTGTGAGGGTCGCTGGGAAGGGTGTTCGAGGCCGTGGGCGGTGCGGAGCGTATCTGTGTCCGCGGAGGCTGGGCTGATTGTGTGAAGTGGAAGCGGGTCTGCCAGAAAGCGTTTACCTGCGTGAATGCACAACCACACACTACGGGTCACGTCCCACACTCATTCTTTCCCTAGGCGGGCCAGGCTCTCTGAGCGCGGAGACCCAGGGAGGCCAGCGGAAGGACAGCGCGAAGGCGGCTCTCTTCTCCCGCGAGCGCGGATCTGGGGGAGGAGGCGGCAACAGCCCGGCAGGCTGCTCCGGCGAGCCCCCCAGCTCCTCGCACCGACGTGCCAGGCGCCCCGAAGGCGACAAGGAGTCTCCCGCCGAAAATGAAGTCGTCGGAGCAAGGAAGGTGGGGGCGGGTAGTTAGCGAAAGACAAGGAATCCAGAGAAACCCGAGAGGCGGGTGGGCTTTGAACGCGCCGCGCCGCGGGCAGTGCTGCGAGCCCGGCACACGCCTCTCGCCCCAGCTCGCGCCGGGGCTTGGCCTCTAGGCTCCTCGCGATGACCCGCGAAAACACCCCTCGCCCCCCTCTTCCCAACCGGGAACCCTGGAGAGAGAGGTCGGGCCCGGCACCCAGCAGTCGGTGCGAGAGAGCAGCACTCACCTGGGTGTGTGCGCACAGCGTTGCGCCGGGGCTCCTGCGCAGTCCTGCGCTCGGCTCTCCGCACCACCTTCCCTGGCTCCACTGCCCCAGCCCGCACCCTAGGGCTGAGGTGGCAAGGGTAGGGCTGTGTGCGAGCCCCCTGCGGGCTGCCAGCCAGGCGCGCGAGGGCCGCCCTGGCCCGCGCTCCCCGCCCGCGCTGTCTGCTCTCAGGAACCTGGCCTGGCGCGCAGTGTCAGAGGCCCCCGCGGCGGCGGCAGGCCGAGCCCACAGGGGCATTAGGCCAACTCCCCCCTCCCGCCCTGCGCACGCGGaattctctattattattattaaagaatcCCCCAGAACTTGTTTACGTTAAACCCTGTAAACTTCCTGCCAGGGCCTTTGCCATCTCTCGGGAAATCGGAACCTGTGCTTTGAAAATGGGGCCGCGGGGCCAAATAGGCGGGTTTTCAGTGTGTGTTGGGAGTGGGGGAGGGCAACTGAACTACGTGTGAGTTCAGATTCGAGTGTGGCGTGTGTACGCGTGAGTGGGAGTGAGTGCGAACTTAAGCTCCTGTGGGCCTTAAGCTTCTGTGTCAAGGAGCGCATTAGTGGGTGCGCACATGCCTGAGCGCCCTCTGCACATGAGTGTGCACACACGCATGGGCGTGTTTACACGTCTGTTTGCGTAATTTACCGGGTTTGCATGTGCATCAAGACATGTATGTGTGCGCTAACGTATGCACAAGAGCGCGAGGGTGTGCGGGCATGGGTGAGTGAGCACAAAGCTTGTTCCGGGGCCTGTGCGGTTTGGGTCGCCGGTGAGCCAGCGGGTTCTCACTCACCCCCATCAGGCCCGCGGCACCCGAGACAAAGCGGCCGCGACTCGTGCTGCGCTTTCGTTTTCCGCCTGCGCTCTGCCCCGGCGGCTGCCCGCCCGCTCGCAAGCTGCTGGGCGAGTCCGAAAAATCCCGAGCGCAGCGCAGTCCTTCCCGGGGCGGGGAGAGTGGGTAGGCGGTCCCTCGCGGGAACTTACGCCGGCCGGCCGAGAGGACCGGAGTCGAGCCGGCTGTGCCCGCGATGGTCACGACCGGGAGGCCACCGCACTTGCGATTTGCCACGGGGCTGTGCGCGTCGGGGAAGGCCCTGGCCCAGGGCGCGTTTCCCGCCGCGCCGCCCGGGCGGGGAAGGCGGGGTCCAGCGCGCATCGGGGCTGAACCGCGGGCGGAGGGCGCATTAACACTTGCTCGCCAGGTTGGTGGAGGCGGGGCGGATTTTGTTGGCGGCCGCGGGGCGGCGAGAGTGGGGGCTCTTTAAGCGCCCACCAACGCGGGGGCCCGAGGGGGgcagggacggagggagggaacTCCGGGAGGGTCTTACGCCGACCTCGAGACGCCGCCGAGCGGAGATGAAGTGAAGGCTCTCTCGGCCGGAATCTCGGAGCCGAGCGCCGCGGGCGGCGGGGACCCAGGGCTGCTCCCGGCTGGGGCGCACGGCCGTAAGCCCTGGAGGTGGTGCCTCCCCCACAAAAATACCGGCGGGGGTAGCTTCCTCACGGCCTCCGCCTGGGCTGCCCTCGGCCTCAGCTCGGCTTCTTTCCTTGTGGGAGGgcgagagagaaagagggaggagagaggtgggggaggCGGGAGTTGGAGAGAGAGGGGCTCTGAGCCAACCGCCGGCGGATCCAGCAGCTCCTCAGGGAGGGCGGGCGGGAGCGCGGGGGCGGGCGCGCAGCGGCTCGCTCGGGAGAAGTGGCCGCCGATGACGGCAGAGGTGCAGCCAGCCCCGCGCGCGCAGCCCCCTCCCCCTCGCCCTCTTCCCCCCCCtcgtcctcttcctcctcctcctcctcctcctcccggcTCGTCCGCGGCGCAGagcagcggcggcagcggcggcggcggcagcagccaCCCGATGTCTTCGGCGCCCGAGAAGCAGCAGCCACCgcacggcggcggcggcggcggcgggggaggCGGCGCGGCCATGGACCCCGCGTCGTCCGGCCCGTCCAAGGCCAAGAAGACCAACGCCGGCATCCGGCGCCCTGAGAAGCCGCCCTACTCCTACATTGCGCTCATCGTCATGGCCATCCAGAGCTCGCCCACCAAGCGCCTGACGCTCAGCGAGATCTACCAGTTCCTGCAGAGCCGCTTTCCCTTCTTCCGCGGCTCCTACCAGGGCTGGAAGAACTCCGTGCGCCACAACCTCTCGCTCAACGAGTGCTTCATCAAGCTACCCAAGGGCCTCGGGCGGCCCGGCAAGGGCCACTACTGGACCATCGACCCGGCCAGCGAGTTCATGTTCGAGGAGGGCTCCTTTCGGCGGCGGCCGCGCGGCTTCCGAAGGAAATGCCAGGCGCTCAAGCCTATGTACAGCATGATGAACGGGCTCGGCTTTAACCACCTCCCGGACACCTACGGCTTCCAGGGCTCGGCCGGCGGCCTCTCGTGCCCGCCCAACAGCCTGGCGCTGGAGGGCGGCCTTGGCATGATGAACGGCCACTTGCCGGGCAACGTGGACGGCATGGCCCTGCCCAGCCACTCGGTGCCCcacctgccctccaacggcggcCACTCGTACATGGGCAGCTGCGGCGGCACGGCGGCCGGCGAGTACCCGCACCACGACAGCTCTGTGCCCGCCTCCCCGCTGCTGCCCACCGGCGCCGGCGGGGTCATGGAGCCGCACGCCGTCTATTCGGGCTCGGCGGCAGCCTGGCCGCCCTCGGCCTCCGCGGCACTCAACAGCGGCGCCTCTTACATCAAGCAGCAGCCCCTGTCCCCCTGTAACCCCGCGGCCAACCCCCTGTCCGGCAGCCTCTCCACGCACTCCCTGGAGCAGCCCTATCTGCACCAGAACAGCCACAACGCCCCAGCCGAGCTGCAAGGTGAGTGGGGAGGCCGAGGGCGTCCTTGTCCCCGGGAAGTCGAATCTGAGTGGCAGCGGGACCCAGCCAGGGGCGAGCCCCTCCACTTCTATGGTCGGCAACCCAAGGCTGAGGGGAGGCACCAGCTCCCCAAGGTGTCTCTTTGCCCCACCTCTCCCCCTTTGAAGAGTACTACCTTTCTTGAGCCTAGTTTGGGCcaatctgtttctctttctgttccaACTCCAGCTGCCGGCTGCTCCAGGCCTGACCAGGTAGGCCGGTCCTTAGCAAGATTTCCCAGACCCCAGTGCCCTAAGTCCTTTTGTGTCCCTTAAGTCCCTTTACACTTTGGAAAGGTCCTGGGATGGACCCAAGGCTCCCAGCCCTGGCCAGATGGCCCTCCCTCCCGGGTGGTGGCCCTCACATTGCCTGGAGAGCTGCCTCTGCTTGGGGCTGGGCAGAACGGAAGAGTTAGGCCCAAAGCCGCTGGGCCAGCGCTCAGAGGCTCAGCCCCGGCCTTCAGGGGACCAGGCTTGGCAGAGCCACAGCTGAGTCCAGGGGCATTTTGTGGTGAGGGAGGCAGGGCGGGGCGTGGCCAGGCCCCAGAGGGTCAGAGCTGCAGGCCGGGCCATGGGGGCTCCATTTTTTTTAGGATCCAAGTTTTCAGGCCTCCACACCCCCAACACCCCTGATACCCCAACACCCCAAACATACAGAAGCATCTGCCAAGGGAGATGCGGCTGCCTTGCCGCCTGATTCTGCCCCAGGTTCCCCACAGCCTGCAGGCCCAGCTCTGGTAAAAGCTGGAGTGAGCTCGCCAGGGCCCATCCAGGGTCAGCTGTCAGCaaccccaggaggcaggaggcaggaggcaggaggcaggccgCAGGCCTGGAGGCCTTAGGCAGCCTATCCGCGGCGGACTTCTCCGCTCAGGGGCCTGTTCTCTGGAGAAGCTTCTTCTCACCCCTGCTGCTGGCCTGGGCTGGCCCCGCACTGGCTTCTCCTTCCACTCGGCCGGCAGTGGGTGCCTCTGAGGtcggcggggggcggggggggggcgcTGCCCTGGCGGTGAGGGCCGTGAGAGTTAGGGGCCCTCCACTTAGCCTCCCTCACCACTTCCCCCTGGGCCCCTGCACGGGGTCCGAGGCTGGACAGGCACGCAGCAGGCAGGCACTGCAGGGAGCGAGGCCGTGGCCAGTGTTCTGGAGTCTTTTCCTTGGGTGCGCAGCAGGAAGGCCGGGAGGAGGGCGGGTAGGCCGCCGTGCTCCGGAGCCAGGCTGGCAGGCCTTGTGCGCCCCAGGAGCGCTGCTCCTCCGCCTGAACTCTGAGCCACCGTGGCTAACTCTTCTGCTCCCCCAACCCCTCCTGTCCCCTCGCCTTGCAGGCATCCCGCGGTATCACTCGCAGTCGCCCAGCATGTGTGATCGAAAGGAGTTTGTCTTCTCTTTCAACGCCATGGCGTCCTCTTCCATGCACTCGGCCGGCGGGGGTTCCTACTATCACCAGCAGGTCACCTACCAAGACATCAAGCCTTGCGTGATGTGAGGCTGCCGCCGCCGGCCCTCCTAGTGCAGGCAGGCGGGTCACAGGGACCCTGGACCGGCACAAGAAACTGCTTTATTCTTGAGGTATAACCGTCGGCAGAAGAAAAGGGTTCCACCCCTCCGCAACAGGAGTATTTGGCAAGGAATCCCCAACGCAAAGACACAGCACTGCGGTTGGCAcctccttcctcactccctcAAAATTGTTAAGAAATGGTAGTGGTGGGTCTGATCTGACTGCAGCCGTTGGTAAATAAAGGTTTTTGATCCTGTTGAACCCGGCTGAGACGGTGCTGTGCAGGGGAAGGCCTTCCGCATCCACACAGGAGTTCTGCTGAGGTCCCCCCTCCTTCCGGCCAATGGCAGAAGGGGAGGAAGATTTTTAGAAGAAAGGCAAACATGTGAGACCAATCAttatcaaatacttttattttttggttgagtatttatctttttattttttattttttttgaaagaatgtcTTGGAATACGCAAGTCTCCCTTTAGAGCTGTCTTTTCCGGGGAGCGGGAGGGGACAAGAGCTCGGATCTCCCTCCGGATCTCCCTCCCCACCTCGGAAGTCTCCTCCTTGGACCGCAGGTGGATCTTTGTGCGAACAACTTGCATTTCGGAAGCCACTGTCCGTCTTTAAACAGAAAATTGAAGGAGCCACGAAGCAAGCGGCCGTCCGGGCGTCTGCCTCCGTCCCCTTCCACGTTCCTCTTCTTCCTTCGCTTCAGCCTTTTCTGTTATGTTTTGTCTTGAATTTTATTTAGACTTTTTCAGTgagtattttttctctctcccaacCTCTACTGTAAACTTTCTGGTCCGAGAACGAGCCGAACACAGCGCGACGCAGGGACTAGGACGGCCCGGTGACCGCGCGGATTCAGGATTGCGGGGACGCAGAAAGGTTAAGgcacttttaaaaactatagcAAGGCTCCTGTTTAtttattctactttctttccCTAATAACCAAAACACCGCGTAGGCTCCTCCGTTTATCAGTATTAATGGTGTAACTTGTTGGCAATATTTGCcgtgtagaatttttttttagatatccATTGTAAATTTGAAACAAAGACCGATCTGTGTAAAAACAAATTtccatatgttttatataaatatatatataatatgaaggactaccctccctctttttttttttttgtattttggctgCTAGAGTGCAGCATTTGTGAcacatttgaaatttgaaatttcctTCTGCACTGTAGAAAAGGACCATTTGAGGATGTTTTgccttttgtgtattttttcctaaaaaaagaacaaaaataaaaatgtataacattTGTACATGGCCTTTAACATTGTATCAACTAGAAATAAAATTGCATGAGTATTTTATTGGGATTGAGATTGCAGAATACCTTACAGACTCCCAAAGAtagagtgggggaaaaaaacaggcTTTGGATctctagacttttaaaaattttgggtGATTCtgaatactgttttcttttttggcaaaTCCTCCTCTTTTCACTCTTCATTCCACTTTGAAGTAAATGTTGGACAAGAGGAACTATTTTTCTTGGCTTCTGTTTTTTAAGAAGAGCCCTTTGCCCCTCTAAATGTCATTGATcgttttaaagaaataatcaaacGTTTAAAGAACACTGTAGACCTCCTTCCCCTAGGGAACACCAATTAAACCGTATttgtgcacatatatgtatacatatatatgtacatatatgtatatgtgtccatgtacataatatatatattttttgccacTACAAGACCAATGAGAGTTTTACTTTGGGTTTCACTTGCTGTAGCTGTTAAAAATCATGAATCAACTTTAAGGGTTTTTTGTAGTTGttggttttgtcttgttttgtttcagcTATTTGGTGGCTTGTTCTTGGTTTTCCCCCATAGTAAATCAAGTAAAATCTAAATGAGGCAAAAGGGCCGTTGGTGGGCCAGGTGACAGGTACCTTTCCCATCCTGTAACGTTTATCTCCTAAGTCACAGTTCGTCGCCtctggggaaaaaatattttttgactcTTGTATCTTCCACTGACCACTCTCTTGCTATTCCAATTCCCGGCTAGGGAGGAAAACAAACACAGTAAGTCACATTGTTGGTGCGGCCCTTCCAGACCCACCGCAGTGTCTTGCGTCGTGGGGTCGTGAGTCTCTGAACCTGGTTCTTCTCAGAGTTGACATTTTGGACGTGGGGGTAATTTCTCCGGTGCTCTGTTACATCAAAATTATCAATAAACTCGCCTGGGCAATTAATGTCTCAAACTAACAGCTGTCTATAAAATCGAGATAAAGGGGACAAGAAAAGGCCAGCGACTCCATCCTTGGGGTCTCCGGGCGGGCCGAAGCGTCAGGTCAGGCTCTGCCGGGCGCACGCGCCTGGCCTTGCGCTCCGAGAGCAGGTTCGCAGCAGGCGGAGAAGGCGGTCCTCCTGGGGCGGAGGTCTTctctgcaccctccgcctcccaccaGAGCCCGGAAAACCAGTACTGAGAAGAGTCCCCAGGCCTCCTAGCGCGGCAACGCTGCGCTCGCGTCCGGTCAGCCTCTGCAGGCTAGAGGAGCTGGgagccccttcctctctcccGCAGAGGCTGCGGCCCAGTTAGGGCAGAGGCTCTGGGGAAGAGGGGCTGATTAGGAGAAACCCAACTGCGAGCTCCCAGGTTTTCTTCTGCGGAGTCTCCAGCCTCTGCACCCACTCACTGGGCGCCCTGGCGGGCCAGAGGCCCCTGTGCGCGGTGGTTTTGCGTGGCTTTGACGCCGCTGGACGAGGGTCCAGGGCGGTGGGAAAGCCCGGTTTCCTGTTCATCTCCTTGCCTTCGCTTCAGCGGGCTCTCCCAGCACATCCATGTCCAGGTCTAGCGGGGCGGGAGGCACCCAGAGGGGCTTGTGTAGGAAAACCGGTACGGATTATCCGCCCGGGGACGGTGACCGGCCTCGGTCTTCCGGCCTGACTTGCGGCCTGGGAATGAGAGGGAAAGTCCAGCCTTCCCGCAAGGAGATCCTGGCTCCAGGCAAGCCCGGAAGGGCCAGATAACGCAGGCGAAACTGCCTCCGCAGCCGCGTCCGAGATTTCGCGCCGCCGCTGCTGCAGCGCGGAGGCTGCGCTCGGCTGGGCTGTGTCCTCCTCGGAGTCCGTTGCGTCCTGGGCTGGCACAGGGGTCGCGGGTGAAGCTCCCACCGCTGCGCGACGCCACAAAAGCGCGCCCAGCATGTGCAAGTCACAAGCTTAAATCGCGAAGGGCTCCTGAGGCTGGTGCGAAATGATGCGCCCTGCGTGCATAAAGGACCCCTAGGATCTGCTAGCACAGAGGCGCCCTACGTAGAATTAATTCATAATCGCTCTGTATTATCTTAGGGGTTTTTGTCCTGGAATAACGTAGAATTAATTCACAATCTCTTCATCTATTTTAAGGATTTTGCGCTGGAACAGGCAAGTCAAGATGCCCCTTGACATGAAATCCCCTCTGTAATAAAGCCCGGAGCAGGGGTAGGAGATGCTTGGAGCACGGTTTCTGCGTGTGGATTACACATCCGCGGACGCCACAGTTCTCCGTGCGGTGCCGACGCCTTGGACGCACTCGAGCCTCAGCTGCCTTCCCGTTGTAGCCCCGGGCAGCAGAAGCGCCTGGGCGGGACCTCCGGGCCCCTCAGCCCCAAGGAAGCGGGACTTCGCCTCCTGGAGCTCACCCCCAGGGCCCGTCCAGGCCAGCAGAGCCAGTCGCCCGGCAGGAAGGCGCCTGGGGTGTGCGCTTCTGATGGGAAGGCGCCTGGGCCACAGAGGTGTGCTCtgtctgttctcttttctctttgggGCTGGACGGGGTTGGTGGCCACAAGGGCCTGGCTCCAGGCCTTCCAGCCACCCGCCAGCAGGCAGCTTTCGCTCAGAGGAGCTCCAAAGGAGCTAGGGTTCCTCCTCTGTGGCCACCCCAACCTGAGCAAGACAAGTCGCCTCtgaacctcggtttcctcatGGCTAATAGTACAGTCCTGGTGGACCTATGCGGGCCGTGGTTAAGAAGGCAGGTGCTTCTCAGGAGTAAAGGGGTGGCCTGGTTCCTTGGTACCCAGACAGGAGTGGCCGGTCAGACCTGGCTTTTCTCGCTGAGACATCTAGTGGGGCCAGTGTGGAGTGGTGGTAGTGCGTGTGTCTGCTTGTGGGGGGTGTGGGAACCATAAGAGGTGGAAAAATCCATATTTTACAAGGCCCTCTGCTCAGGGACTTCTGATCCCAGTGTGGGGACAGCTAAATTCCCATCTTCACGGACTTGCCCTCCCTTCCCAGGGATAAGGAAGATGGCTCACATAGCTGGACAGAGAATTTTCACAGTGGGTTAGGGCTTGGGATGCCAACATACACCAGCCACCAGAATCTCCCCAAACCTCACTGACCCCTCCTAGGCATCTGAGTCCTGCGGATGACCCCACAGGGAAGTGGGAGATCAGAAGCCCCCTGAACCCAGTGGCTTCACCTCTGATGGTAACTATCAGAGTCCAGCCCAGGAATCACCCTCATCAGAAGTATCTGGGGTGTCTGTTTAAACAGAAGATTTGAGGGGTCCCTAACAGTTACTGATTAGAATCTCCGGAGGGGAGGCCCAGGAGTCCATGGTGTTCACAGATAAGCCGGGTGGTCCTGGAGAGCGCTAGTTTGGGTCTGTTCTCCCAGGCTGGTCAAGGTTGCTCTGAGCGGCCTCTGCTGCCCCCTCCTGCCCGCCTGCTGGATCAGGCCCATGTGTCTGTAGCAGCAGCTGGTTGAGAGAACTTGGAGGCCAGGCAAACAGGCACCATGGCCACATTTGCAGGCGTACCATGTGAACGCTGGGCTGGGGCAGGCCTTCTTCCCACATGGGCATCCCAGTCCACCCTAGcttgctcctgcctcagctctgcCCTTGTTACTCTACTTGTTTTGGAGGCAGACCCTCAGCTCAGGGAGGGTCAGTGACTGCTCCCGACATGGTGGGTAAGACATGGAATTTGGACTCAGACGCAGTACTTTCTGACCTGGAAGCCTGTATCTCTCGCCATTATTCCACACGGCGCTTGGACACCCATTTGCCTGCATCCACAGGGCCTAGTGGAAAAAGGAAAGTTTACATGGGGTCCGTGATCTAGCCTCTGCTGGCTTCCGGCCTCCAGAGGAGAGCCGGCAATGGGCAGGACCGCAGAGAGTCGGAGTCTCCGAACACATGCTGTCAGACCCCCTCTTGCCTTCCAGCTGAGCCAGGAGGGTGCATGcaggtggggcaggggctggcctAGCAGCCAGCGCAGCTCAGACCCTGACCTTCACCCCCTCTCAGGGTTCCGACTGTGATTCACGGGTTCCACCATGGCCTGCCATGGAAGCTTCCTTTGCTTCCTGTGGTCCCCTTAGACCAGCTGAGAAAAGCTTCAGATGGAAGTGGGTGCTCAGACGAGGCCGGCTGCACAGCACTGTGGCCGCTTCCACACTGTTTATGGAAACTTCTGGGGACCAATACCTCAGAGTTCTGGGCTCTGTGTTAAGGAGGAAGGCCCTTTTCCAGCGTCTTCTGCAGCTGAACCCAGGGGCAGTGTCCTGGGCCATGTGGCCGGCAGGGTGGGACAGCGAGGGAGGGGTCGCATCCATCCATGAAAGGATGCTGACTTGTTGTAGGGCCGAGAGGAATCACGGGCCTTTGACAATTCTATGTCTTCTTGTGCTttgggggtgggcaggggcagaGGAACGCCTACTATCTGCAAGCATAAAACATCATGGCAGCTGGGGGTCTCCGAGCTGACTCTGGCTGGAAGGCTGTCCAATTTGCGAATTGTTCATTGCTCGATTAAGctcttaaatgaaataaaagaaaacactgtcAGCATGAAATGACAGATGGACAGAGGGGAACCGCTGCAGAACTATCCTCTCCACACGGCGCCCTGGCTATGTGTCCACCACTGCACTAGACTAGATTTGTGATGGACATGTTGACACATTCCTGTGATCACAGACGGACCGCCCAGTGCCCTGTTGACCCAACCCACTGGCAGGGGAGCAAGCGTGTGGTGGTTGCACAGCAGCTGGCATTGAGGTGGGAAAGTGTGCAGTCCCTTTTGGAGCAGAAGTCCAGGTCATGCGCTGCCCAGAAGCTGAATACACAGGGCCATGCCCTGCAGGACCATCTGGCTGCTTCCGGCATCAGGACACCTGGGGTCATGTGGACACCCTGAAGAGACGACGACACAAAGGCCAGGATGACCACAAATGTCCTGAGCAGAGGCAGAAAGCTGGCCAGATGCGGTGTCTGCAGGGTCCCTGTGGTGGTCTTTCTCTCATCCTACGGCGCACGACGCTTGCTGGTGACACAATCAAGAGGAAGCCTGGCAGAGCAGGGGCAGGGGGTCgctggggccaggtgcaggcATCCTCCCTGACTTATTTTGGACAATGTTCTATGTTCGTGGGGTGGCAGCCTAGGGAGGAGCAATACCACACCCAGGGCTCTTGAGAGTGCTGTAGTGCTGTGACCAGTCGCTGAAGGCATCTTATGGAAACCACCACCAGCACTCCAGGAAGCAGGCACGGACCCCGTGTTCCTCCCACCCCGTGTTCCCCAGCAGGTCTGGGGTCTGGGCCACCGGGAAGCATACTGAATCTGCAAATGTCCCTGGAAGACGATAGCAACATTTCTGTTCTGGACACTTCCCCCCA
The genomic region above belongs to Chlorocebus sabaeus isolate Y175 chromosome 5, mChlSab1.0.hap1, whole genome shotgun sequence and contains:
- the FOXF1 gene encoding forkhead box protein F1; this encodes MTAEVQPAPRAQPPPPRPLPPPRPLPPPPPPPPGSSAAQSSGGSGGGGSSHPMSSAPEKQQPPHGGGGGGGGGGAAMDPASSGPSKAKKTNAGIRRPEKPPYSYIALIVMAIQSSPTKRLTLSEIYQFLQSRFPFFRGSYQGWKNSVRHNLSLNECFIKLPKGLGRPGKGHYWTIDPASEFMFEEGSFRRRPRGFRRKCQALKPMYSMMNGLGFNHLPDTYGFQGSAGGLSCPPNSLALEGGLGMMNGHLPGNVDGMALPSHSVPHLPSNGGHSYMGSCGGTAAGEYPHHDSSVPASPLLPTGAGGVMEPHAVYSGSAAAWPPSASAALNSGASYIKQQPLSPCNPAANPLSGSLSTHSLEQPYLHQNSHNAPAELQGIPRYHSQSPSMCDRKEFVFSFNAMASSSMHSAGGGSYYHQQVTYQDIKPCVM